From a single Oreochromis niloticus isolate F11D_XX linkage group LG3, O_niloticus_UMD_NMBU, whole genome shotgun sequence genomic region:
- the LOC109198758 gene encoding C-type mannose receptor 2-like: protein MTDMSRLRNSTQNQGEAWIGLNNNTGGNRTWHWSLPGVEYIQNDSSWNLTGRQDWEHPGNCVRKRYNQGDKKLADVSCDTMFWFICYDEMKKDNKTLYLIQYPRLNWTQAQSYCRYNHTDLASGLDQVDGEEIEAVIKGLTPPFNLWIGLFRDSWRWSDGSNFSFRYWDMQLFNDTQSNKTCAMTLLNRSGKWSSDECDKEKPFFCYDDKIILIKENKAWEEALNYCENNYKRLVSITNPEVQGWVQETAKNADSPYVWIGLSYKCTLGLWLWVSDYVVCYEKWATEGKTEGCDMSVGVDRGGQHEWISRRNNETYNFICSKQ from the exons ATGACAGACATGAGCAGACTCCGTAACTCCACACAGAATCAAGGAGAAGCCTGGATTGgactgaacaacaacacaggTGGAAACAGGACGTGGCATTGGTCTCTGCCAGGAGTGGAATACATTCAAAAtgacagcagctggaatctGACTGGAAGACAAGACTGGGAACATCCTGGGAACTGTGTGAGGAAAAGATACAATCAAGGAGATAAAAAGCTGGCAGATGTTTCATGTgacactatgttttggttcatcTGCTATGATG aaatgaagaaagacaataaaacattgtatttgATTCAATATCCAAGACTAAATTGGACACAGGCTCAGAGTTACTGCAGATATAATCACACTGACTTGGCCAGTGGACTCGATCAGGTTGATGGAGAAGAAATTGAGGCCGTGATAAAAGGTTTAACCCCTCCATTTAACCTCTGGATTGGTCTGTTCAGAGACAGCTGGAGGTGGTCAGATGGGAGTAATTTCTCTTTCAGATACTGGGATATGCAGTTATTCAATGATACACAAAGCAACAAGACATGTGCTATGACTCTGTTAAACAGATCAGGAAAATGGAGCTCTGATGAATGTGACAAAGAAAAACCCTTCTTCTGTTATGATG ATAAAATAATCCTGATCAAAGAAAACAAGGCCTGGGAAGAAGCCTTGAATTACTGTGAAAACAACTACAAGAGGCTGGTTTCTATCACCAACCCTGAGGTGCAGGGATGGGTCCAGGAAACAGCCAAGAATGCTGACAGTCCCTATGTTTGGATCGGACTGAGCTACAAATGCACTCTGGGATTATGGTTATGGGTCAGTGACTACGTAGTCTGCTATGAGAAGTGGGCCACAGAGGGGAAGACTGAAGGGTGTGACATGTCTGTAGGCGTGGACAGAGGAGGACAGCATGAGTGGATCAGTCGCAGGAATAATGAGACGTATAATTTTATTTGTTCTAAACAGTAA
- the LOC109198759 gene encoding putative C-type lectin domain family 20 member A: MQWSLYLLILMGQCCFFTCRLYEYHFTAENKSWYEAQRYCREKYTDLAKVFDMTDMSRLRNSTQNQGEAWIGLNNNTDGNRTWHWSLPGVEYIQNDSSWNQSGRTDKEKPGNCVRKRDKLADVSCNHTLWFICYDEMKKDNKTLHLIETFMKWTQAQNYCRYNYTDLASGLNQVDGEEMKALFAGRVMSVWVGLFRDSWRWSDGSDFSFRYWDMQLFNDKQSNKTCAMTLLNRSGNWSSDECDKEKPFFCYDDKMILIKENKTWEEALNYCENNYKRLVSITNPEVQGWVQETAKNADSPYVWIGLSYKCTLGLWLWVSDYVVCYEKWATEGKTEGCDMSVGVDRGGQHEWFSRRNNETYNFICSKQ; this comes from the exons ATGCAGTGGAGTCTGTATCTGCTTATTCTGATGG GTCAGTGTTGCTTCTTTACATGCCGCCTGTATGAGTACCACTTTACTGCAGAAAACAAGAGCTGGTATGAAGCACAGAGATACTGCAGAGAGAAATATACAGACCTGGCCAAAGTGTTTGACATGACAGACATGAGCAGACTCCGTAACTCCACACAGAATCAAGGAGAAGCCTGGATTGgactgaacaacaacacagatGGAAACAGGACGTGGCATTGGTCTCTGCCAGGAGTGGAATACATTCAAAATGACAGCAGCTGGAATCAGAGTGGAAGAACTGATAAAGAAAAGCCTGGGAACTGTGTGAGGAAAAGAGACAAGCTGGCAGATGTTTCATGTAATCATACTCTGTGGTTCATTTGCTATGACG aaatgaagaaagacaataaaacattgcatttgattGAAACATTTATGAAGTGGACACAGGCTCAGAACTACTGCAGATATAATTACACTGACTTGGCCAGTGGACTCAATCAGGTAGATGGAGAAGAAATGAAGGCTCTGTTCGCTGGCCGTGTCATGAGTGTGTGGGTCGGTCTGTTCAGAGACAGCTGGAGGTGGTCAGATGGGAGTGATTTCTCTTTCAGATACTGGGATATGCAGTTATTCAATGATAAACAAAGCAACAAGACATGTGCTATGACTCTGTTAAACAGATCAGGAAATTGGAGCTCTGATGAATGTGACAAAGAAAAACCCTTCTTCTGTTATGATG ATAAAATGATCCTgatcaaagaaaacaagacCTGGGAAGAAGCCTTGAATTACTGTGAAAACAACTACAAGAGGCTGGTTTCTATCACCAACCCTGAGGTGCAGGGATGGGTCCAGGAAACAGCCAAGAATGCTGACAGTCCCTATGTTTGGATCGGACTGAGCTACAAATGCACTCTGGGATTATGGTTATGGGTCAGTGACTACGTAGTCTGCTATGAGAAGTGGGCCACAGAGGGGAAGACTGAAGGGTGTGACATGTCTGTAGGTGTGGACAGAGGAGGACAGCATGAGTGGTTCAGTCGCAGGAATAATGAGACGTATAATTTTATTTGTTCTAAACAGTAA